The following proteins come from a genomic window of Paucimonas lemoignei:
- a CDS encoding methyltransferase domain protein translates to MKLEAQDLAQITDTTLGHYNQVAEDFREGTRDHDVSQNIAALLRHIEGQAPWQILDFGCGPGRDLETFSAMGHVAVGLDGSERFAEMARAYTGCEVWQQNFLELDLPAERFDGIFANAVLFHVPKQELPRVLAQLHATLKPGGVLFSSNPRGDNREGWNGPRYGSYHDLDAWQELLGAAGFVELEHYYRPAGLPREQQPWLASVWRKG, encoded by the coding sequence ATGAAGCTCGAAGCCCAAGACCTCGCCCAGATCACCGACACCACCCTCGGCCACTACAACCAGGTGGCCGAGGACTTCCGCGAAGGCACCCGCGATCACGACGTCAGCCAGAACATCGCTGCGCTGCTGCGCCATATCGAAGGTCAGGCGCCGTGGCAGATTCTGGATTTCGGCTGCGGGCCGGGGCGTGATCTGGAGACGTTCAGCGCCATGGGGCATGTGGCGGTGGGGCTGGATGGCTCCGAGCGCTTTGCCGAAATGGCCCGCGCATACACCGGTTGCGAAGTCTGGCAGCAGAATTTTCTTGAGCTGGACCTGCCCGCCGAACGTTTCGATGGCATCTTCGCCAATGCGGTGTTGTTCCATGTGCCCAAGCAGGAATTGCCACGGGTGCTGGCGCAATTGCACGCCACGCTGAAACCCGGCGGCGTGTTGTTCAGCTCCAACCCCCGAGGCGACAACCGCGAAGGCTGGAACGGCCCTCGTTACGGCTCCTACCACGACCTTGATGCCTGGCAAGAACTGCTCGGCGCGGCAGGTTTTGTCGAACTGGAACACTACTACCGCCCGGCGGGATTGCCGAGGGAACAGCAGCCGTGGTTGGCGAGTGTTTGGCGTAAGGGCTGA
- the hlyIII gene encoding hemolysin III — protein sequence MYYGEKFNAWSHLVGAVLAFVGAIWLLVMASLQGDVWKIVSMAIYGVTLVALYSASTVYHSVRGRAKVIMQKVDHFSIYLLIAGSYTPFCLVTLRGPWGWTLFGIVWGLAVIGILQEIKPRSEARIMSIVIYAVMGWIVLVAVKPLIAALGTAGFTWLAAGGALYTIGIIFFAYDTRFRHWHGIWHLFVIAGSLLHFVAICFYVL from the coding sequence ATGTATTACGGAGAAAAATTCAACGCGTGGTCGCATCTGGTCGGTGCGGTGTTGGCGTTTGTCGGTGCGATCTGGCTGTTGGTGATGGCCAGCTTGCAGGGCGATGTGTGGAAGATCGTCAGCATGGCGATTTATGGCGTAACGCTGGTGGCGCTGTACAGCGCTTCGACGGTGTACCACAGCGTGCGTGGCCGGGCGAAAGTGATCATGCAGAAGGTTGATCATTTTTCGATCTATCTGCTGATCGCTGGCAGCTACACGCCGTTCTGCCTGGTGACCTTGCGCGGGCCCTGGGGCTGGACGTTGTTTGGCATCGTCTGGGGGTTGGCGGTGATCGGCATTTTGCAGGAAATAAAACCGCGCTCCGAAGCCCGGATCATGTCGATCGTGATCTACGCAGTGATGGGCTGGATCGTGCTGGTGGCGGTCAAGCCCTTGATTGCGGCGCTGGGCACCGCGGGCTTTACCTGGCTGGCGGCCGGTGGTGCGTTGTACACCATCGGCATCATCTTCTTTGCCTACGACACCCGCTTTCGCCACTGGCACGGCATCTGGCATCTGTTCGTGATTGCCGGGAGCCTGCTGCACTTCGTGGCGATTTGTTTTTATGTGTTGTAG
- the metN_4 gene encoding ABC transporter, whose amino-acid sequence MNASVQRQLPLDTTGAAHSAAASSTQAELHAELNRAHVRFINLGKTYQGQQGPVDALQNIDLAIQRGEIFGIIGRSGAGKSSLIRTINRLEQPSSGRVLIEQTDIGEFNEDKLVELRRRIGMIFQHFNLMSAKTVWQNVELPLKVAGVPKEQRQRKVTELLELVGLQDKHKAYPAQLSGGQKQRVGIARALVHDPAILLCDEATSALDPETTQSILGLLREINQRLGLTIILITHEMAVIRDICDRVVVLEQGRVVEQGPVWQVFGNPQHQVSKTLLAPLQHGLPEDLQARLSAQPQTPDAKVVLDLHFTGQNGEEPDLAALFAALGGRVSLLQGGVERIQGHALGHLLLSVADSPHSVAELLVQARKQAQHAEVLGYVV is encoded by the coding sequence ATGAATGCATCCGTGCAACGCCAACTGCCACTCGACACCACGGGCGCAGCGCATTCGGCAGCGGCGTCATCAACGCAGGCCGAACTGCACGCCGAGCTGAACCGTGCCCATGTGCGCTTCATTAATCTGGGCAAGACGTATCAGGGCCAACAAGGCCCTGTGGATGCGCTGCAAAACATTGATCTTGCGATTCAACGCGGGGAGATTTTCGGGATTATCGGGCGCAGCGGTGCGGGTAAATCCTCGTTGATCCGCACCATCAATCGCCTGGAGCAACCCAGCAGCGGCCGGGTGCTGATCGAGCAGACCGACATCGGCGAATTCAACGAGGACAAACTCGTCGAACTGCGCCGACGCATCGGCATGATCTTCCAGCACTTCAACCTGATGTCGGCCAAAACCGTGTGGCAGAACGTCGAACTGCCGCTCAAGGTCGCGGGCGTACCCAAGGAGCAACGCCAGCGCAAAGTCACCGAACTGCTGGAGTTGGTGGGCTTGCAGGACAAGCATAAAGCCTACCCGGCGCAACTCTCCGGCGGCCAGAAGCAGCGAGTGGGCATTGCCCGCGCGCTGGTGCACGACCCGGCGATTCTGCTCTGCGACGAAGCCACCTCGGCGCTGGATCCGGAGACCACGCAATCGATCCTCGGCCTGCTGCGCGAGATCAATCAGCGCCTGGGCCTGACCATCATTTTGATCACCCATGAAATGGCCGTGATCCGCGATATCTGCGACCGCGTGGTGGTGCTGGAACAAGGCCGTGTGGTCGAGCAAGGCCCGGTCTGGCAAGTGTTCGGCAACCCGCAACACCAGGTCAGCAAAACCCTGCTCGCGCCGCTGCAACATGGCTTGCCGGAAGATTTGCAGGCGCGGCTTTCAGCTCAACCGCAAACCCCGGACGCCAAAGTGGTGCTGGACCTGCACTTCACCGGGCAGAACGGCGAAGAGCCAGACTTGGCGGCGTTGTTCGCGGCGTTGGGCGGGCGAGTGAGTTTGCTGCAAGGCGGTGTCGAGCGCATTCAAGGCCACGCCCTCGGGCATCTGTTGCTGTCGGTGGCCGACTCACCACACAGCGTTGCAGAATTGCTGGTTCAAGCCCGCAAACAGGCGCAACACGCGGAGGTACTGGGCTATGTGGTTTGA
- the moxC_2 gene encoding DszA family monooxygenase: MAKKKILLNAFNMNCIGHINHGLWTHPRDTSTQYNTLEYWTKLAQLLERGLFDGLFIADIVGVYDVYQNSVDVTLKESIQLPVNDPLLLVSAMAAVTKNLGFGLTANLTYEAPYLFARRMSTLDHLSRGRVGWNIVTGYLDSAARAMGLSQQAEHDRRYDQADEYLQVLYKLWEGSWEDDAVINDREQRVYAQPDKVHKVEHKGEFYQVEGYHLCEPSTQRTPVLFQAGSSERGLQFAGQHAECVFISGQNKTSTREQVEKVRASAVAAGRNPDDIKVFMGLNVIVGKTETEARAKHAEYREFASAEAGVAHFSASTGIDFSQYALDEPIQYVKSNAIQSATKNLKNNDWTRQKLLDQHALGGRYITLIGSPEQVADELESWIAETGLDGFNLTRIVTPESYVDFIDLVIPELQRRGSYKTAYDTGSLREKLFPEGGARLPSRHVGASYRH, translated from the coding sequence ATGGCGAAGAAAAAGATCCTGCTCAACGCCTTCAACATGAACTGCATTGGCCATATCAACCATGGTTTGTGGACCCATCCACGGGACACCTCCACGCAGTACAACACCCTGGAATATTGGACCAAACTGGCGCAATTGCTGGAGCGCGGGCTGTTCGATGGATTGTTCATAGCCGACATCGTGGGCGTTTACGACGTCTATCAGAACTCGGTGGACGTCACCCTCAAAGAGTCCATTCAGCTGCCGGTCAATGATCCGCTGTTGCTGGTGTCGGCCATGGCCGCTGTCACCAAAAACCTCGGTTTCGGCCTGACCGCCAACCTGACCTACGAAGCGCCGTATCTTTTCGCACGTCGCATGTCGACGCTGGACCACCTGAGCCGTGGCAGAGTCGGCTGGAACATCGTCACCGGTTACCTGGACAGCGCCGCCCGCGCCATGGGTTTGAGCCAGCAGGCTGAACATGACCGCCGCTACGACCAGGCCGACGAATACCTGCAGGTGCTCTACAAACTCTGGGAAGGCAGCTGGGAGGACGACGCGGTCATCAACGACCGTGAGCAGCGGGTTTACGCCCAGCCCGACAAAGTCCACAAGGTTGAGCACAAGGGAGAGTTCTATCAGGTCGAGGGTTATCACCTGTGCGAACCCTCGACCCAGCGCACGCCGGTATTGTTTCAGGCGGGCAGCTCTGAGCGCGGCTTGCAGTTCGCCGGGCAACACGCCGAATGCGTGTTCATCAGCGGCCAGAACAAGACTTCGACCCGTGAGCAAGTGGAAAAGGTCCGCGCCAGTGCCGTGGCCGCCGGGCGCAACCCGGACGACATCAAGGTGTTCATGGGCCTGAACGTGATTGTCGGCAAGACCGAAACCGAGGCTCGGGCCAAGCACGCGGAGTACCGCGAGTTCGCCAGCGCCGAGGCGGGTGTCGCGCACTTTTCAGCCTCCACCGGCATCGATTTTTCCCAATACGCGCTGGACGAGCCAATCCAGTACGTGAAGAGCAACGCTATTCAGTCGGCCACCAAAAACCTGAAAAACAACGACTGGACCCGGCAAAAACTGCTCGACCAACACGCCTTGGGCGGCCGCTACATCACCCTGATCGGCTCGCCGGAACAGGTAGCCGACGAGCTGGAATCCTGGATCGCCGAAACCGGCCTCGACGGCTTCAACCTGACCCGCATCGTCACCCCGGAAAGCTACGTGGACTTCATCGACCTGGTGATCCCCGAGCTGCAACGCCGAGGTTCGTACAAGACCGCCTACGACACCGGCAGCCTGCGGGAGAAGTTGTTTCCCGAGGGCGGCGCGCGGTTGCCCAGCCGGCATGTCGGAGCCAGTTACCGCCACTGA
- the fliY1 gene encoding cystine-binding periplasmic protein FliY, with amino-acid sequence MITSAIRRTVLLSTLGLVLGSSLLGQAIAGEQLQKIKDSGTISVGLEGTYPPFSFQDENGKLAGFEVEFSEALAKELGVKVKLQSTPWAGILAALESKRLDVVINQVTISEERKKKYDFSEPYTVSGIQALVQKKDADKFKTAADLKGAKVGVGLGTNYEQWLKENVPGAIVKTYDDDPTKYQDLRVGRIDAILVDRLAALELLSKTKDQLAISGEPFSRQESGIALRKGEPELLAAINKAIDKLRADGTLAKLSQKYFNADVTK; translated from the coding sequence GTGCTCGGTTCCAGTCTGCTGGGCCAAGCCATCGCGGGCGAGCAGCTGCAAAAGATCAAAGACAGCGGCACCATCAGCGTCGGCCTTGAAGGCACCTACCCGCCTTTCAGCTTCCAGGACGAAAACGGCAAGCTGGCTGGGTTTGAAGTCGAGTTCTCCGAAGCGCTGGCCAAAGAGCTGGGCGTGAAGGTCAAGCTGCAGTCCACGCCGTGGGCTGGCATCCTTGCGGCCCTGGAGTCCAAGCGTCTGGACGTCGTCATCAATCAGGTGACCATCTCCGAAGAACGCAAAAAGAAGTACGACTTCTCTGAGCCTTACACCGTCTCCGGCATTCAAGCGCTGGTGCAGAAGAAAGACGCAGACAAGTTCAAAACCGCAGCCGATCTCAAGGGCGCCAAAGTCGGTGTCGGCCTGGGCACCAACTACGAGCAATGGTTGAAGGAAAACGTCCCCGGCGCCATCGTCAAAACCTATGACGATGACCCAACCAAATACCAGGACCTGCGTGTAGGCCGTATTGACGCGATTCTCGTCGACCGCCTGGCTGCACTGGAATTGCTCAGTAAAACCAAAGACCAATTGGCGATTTCCGGCGAACCCTTCTCTCGCCAGGAAAGCGGCATTGCCCTGCGCAAAGGCGAGCCTGAGTTGCTCGCGGCCATCAACAAAGCCATCGACAAACTGCGCGCTGACGGCACCTTGGCCAAACTGTCGCAGAAGTACTTCAACGCTGACGTGACCAAATGA
- the metP_2 gene encoding D-methionine ABC transporter permease: MWFDRLLQGAIDTFLMVGVSSLIALILGIPLAVILVTSGKGGIYQAPAVNQVLGGFVNLFRSIPFLILMVALIPFTRMIVGTTYGVWAAVVPLTIAATPFFARIAEVSLREVDHGLIEAAQAMGCRRWHIVWHVLLPEALPGIVGGFTITLVTMINSSAMAGAIGAGGLGDIAYRYGYQRFDSQVMLTVIVLLVILVAVIQLGGDRLAKGLNKR, from the coding sequence ATGTGGTTTGATCGTCTGTTACAGGGCGCCATCGATACCTTTCTGATGGTCGGCGTGTCGTCACTGATTGCGCTGATACTGGGCATCCCGCTGGCGGTGATTCTGGTCACCAGCGGCAAGGGCGGGATCTACCAGGCACCGGCCGTCAACCAGGTGCTGGGCGGCTTCGTTAACCTGTTTCGCTCGATTCCGTTTCTGATTCTGATGGTGGCGCTGATTCCGTTCACCCGCATGATCGTCGGTACCACTTATGGCGTCTGGGCGGCCGTAGTGCCGCTGACTATCGCCGCCACACCGTTCTTTGCACGCATCGCGGAAGTCAGCTTGCGTGAAGTCGATCACGGCCTGATCGAAGCCGCGCAGGCCATGGGTTGCCGACGCTGGCATATCGTCTGGCACGTGCTGCTGCCTGAAGCGCTACCGGGGATTGTCGGCGGTTTCACCATCACGCTGGTGACCATGATCAACTCCTCGGCCATGGCGGGTGCCATTGGCGCAGGCGGGCTGGGGGATATCGCCTATCGCTATGGCTATCAACGTTTCGACAGCCAGGTGATGCTCACCGTGATCGTGCTGCTGGTGATTCTGGTAGCGGTGATTCAACTGGGCGGCGATCGTCTGGCCAAGGGGCTGAACAAGCGCTGA
- the tcyC_5 gene encoding amino-acid ABC transporter ATP-binding protein YecC codes for MIVVEKLTKEFKGQQVLKGIDLKVEAGEVVAIIGPSGSGKTTLLRCLNFLEEPTSGKIVVGDIAIDGSRPLSKQQGLIRQLRQHVGFVFQNFNLFPHRTALENVIEGPVVVKKMPREQAVELGRQLLAKVGLAGKEDAYPRRLSGGQQQRVAIARALAMEPEVILFDEPTSALDPELVGEVLTAIRALAEEQRTLVIVTHEMNFARDVANRVIFIDKGVIVEQGEAKALFANPREERTRQFLERSRS; via the coding sequence ATGATTGTGGTTGAAAAACTGACCAAGGAATTCAAGGGTCAGCAAGTGCTCAAAGGCATCGACCTGAAGGTTGAGGCGGGCGAAGTCGTGGCCATCATCGGGCCCAGCGGTTCAGGTAAAACCACCCTGCTGCGTTGCCTGAATTTTCTTGAAGAGCCCACCAGCGGCAAGATCGTCGTGGGCGACATCGCCATCGATGGCAGCCGACCGTTGAGCAAACAGCAAGGGCTGATAAGGCAGCTGCGTCAGCACGTTGGTTTTGTGTTCCAGAACTTCAACCTGTTCCCCCACCGCACCGCCCTGGAAAACGTCATCGAAGGGCCTGTCGTGGTCAAGAAAATGCCCCGTGAGCAGGCAGTGGAACTGGGCCGACAACTGCTGGCCAAGGTCGGCCTGGCTGGCAAGGAAGACGCCTATCCGCGTCGCCTTTCCGGTGGTCAGCAGCAGCGCGTGGCGATTGCCCGTGCTCTGGCCATGGAGCCGGAGGTAATCCTGTTCGATGAACCCACCTCGGCGCTGGACCCGGAGCTGGTCGGCGAGGTGCTCACGGCCATTCGCGCACTGGCCGAAGAGCAACGCACCCTGGTCATCGTGACTCACGAGATGAATTTTGCCCGGGATGTCGCCAACCGTGTGATCTTCATCGACAAAGGCGTGATCGTCGAGCAAGGCGAAGCCAAAGCCCTGTTTGCCAACCCTCGCGAAGAGCGGACCCGGCAATTTCTGGAACGCAGCCGTTCCTGA
- the hsaA_2 gene encoding acyl-CoA dehydrogenase, whose product MVASTSQATAKHPVDIPPPLRPTTVLSSDAHAIEAAHALATFARADAAQRDSQRQLPWQAIEQFTQSGLGSISIPRAYGGPQVSFVTLAEVFKIISAADPALGQIPQNQFGIIQVLLSSASEQQKKTLLKSVLDGWRIGNAGPERGTKNTLELKARITTHNGQLSITGQKFYSTGALFAHWVTVKALNYQGQQILAFVPRGSEGLSIVDDWSGFGQRTTASGTVLLENVPIDPALVIDTWRTANTPSIQGAVSQLIQAAIDAGIARGAIDDTLEFVRQRSRPWVDAKVERASDDPYVIADIGKLKLELHAAEALLRQAGKVLDEVSARPIDEHSAARASITVARAKALTTEIALQASEKLLELSGSRATLAEFNLDRHWRNARVHTLHDPVRWKYHAIGAWHLNGTLPARHSWI is encoded by the coding sequence ATGGTTGCTTCAACGTCTCAAGCCACTGCCAAACACCCTGTTGATATTCCACCACCGCTGCGCCCGACAACTGTCCTGAGCAGCGATGCGCACGCCATCGAGGCCGCTCATGCCCTGGCGACGTTTGCGCGTGCAGACGCAGCCCAACGGGATTCGCAACGCCAGCTACCCTGGCAGGCCATCGAGCAGTTCACGCAAAGCGGCTTGGGCAGTATCTCCATCCCCCGCGCCTATGGCGGCCCGCAAGTCTCGTTCGTAACCTTGGCCGAAGTGTTCAAGATCATCTCTGCCGCAGATCCGGCGCTCGGGCAAATCCCGCAGAACCAGTTCGGCATCATTCAGGTCCTGCTCAGCAGCGCCAGCGAACAGCAAAAGAAGACGTTGCTCAAAAGCGTGCTGGACGGCTGGCGCATCGGCAATGCCGGGCCCGAACGCGGCACCAAAAACACGCTTGAACTCAAGGCTCGGATTACCACCCACAACGGCCAACTGAGCATCACCGGCCAGAAGTTTTATTCCACCGGCGCGCTGTTCGCCCATTGGGTGACGGTCAAGGCACTGAATTATCAAGGTCAGCAAATCCTGGCCTTCGTGCCCCGTGGCAGTGAGGGGCTGAGCATCGTTGATGACTGGTCGGGCTTCGGCCAGCGCACTACCGCCAGCGGCACGGTGCTGCTTGAAAATGTGCCCATCGACCCGGCCCTGGTGATCGACACCTGGCGTACCGCCAACACGCCCAGCATTCAGGGTGCCGTGTCGCAGTTGATCCAGGCGGCCATTGATGCAGGCATTGCTCGCGGCGCCATCGACGACACCCTCGAATTCGTACGCCAGCGCTCGCGGCCCTGGGTGGACGCCAAGGTGGAGCGCGCCAGTGATGATCCTTATGTGATCGCCGACATCGGCAAGCTCAAGCTCGAACTGCATGCCGCTGAAGCACTGCTGCGCCAGGCAGGCAAGGTGCTGGACGAGGTCAGCGCCCGCCCCATCGACGAACACTCAGCCGCCCGCGCCTCGATCACCGTGGCCCGCGCCAAGGCACTGACCACCGAAATCGCGCTGCAGGCCAGCGAGAAGTTGCTGGAGCTGTCCGGCAGCCGCGCCACCCTGGCCGAGTTCAACCTCGATCGCCACTGGCGTAACGCCCGGGTGCACACCCTCCATGACCCGGTGCGCTGGAAATACCACGCCATCGGCGCCTGGCACCTCAACGGCACCCTGCCCGCCCGCCATTCGTGGATTTGA
- the yecS_10 gene encoding amino acid ABC transporter permease, translated as MIEEGLRLALDSAPFLIKGAYYTVFLSLGGMFFGLLLGFGLALMRLSPFMLVRGVARVYVSFFRGTPLLVQLFMIYYGLPELGIELDPLTAALIGFSLNMAAYACEILRAAISSVDRGQWEAAASIGMTRGQAMRRAILPQAARTALPPLGNSFISLVKDTALAATIQVPELFRQAQLITARTFEIFTMYLAAALIYWILATALSHLQNRLEARVNRHDLES; from the coding sequence ATGATTGAAGAGGGCCTCAGGCTTGCGCTGGACTCCGCGCCCTTTCTGATAAAGGGCGCGTACTACACGGTATTTCTAAGCCTGGGCGGCATGTTTTTCGGCCTGCTACTGGGCTTCGGACTGGCGCTCATGCGCCTGTCCCCTTTTATGCTGGTGCGCGGGGTTGCGCGGGTTTACGTCTCGTTCTTCCGTGGCACGCCGCTGCTGGTCCAGCTGTTCATGATCTACTACGGTTTGCCGGAACTGGGCATCGAACTGGACCCGCTGACCGCAGCACTCATTGGCTTCTCCCTGAACATGGCGGCCTACGCCTGCGAGATTCTGCGCGCGGCGATCAGCTCAGTTGATCGTGGCCAGTGGGAAGCCGCTGCCAGTATCGGCATGACACGCGGCCAGGCCATGCGCCGGGCGATTCTTCCGCAAGCAGCGCGCACAGCCTTGCCGCCACTGGGTAACAGCTTTATTTCACTGGTCAAAGACACTGCGCTGGCCGCCACCATCCAGGTGCCGGAGCTGTTCCGTCAGGCGCAATTGATCACCGCCCGAACGTTCGAAATCTTCACCATGTACCTGGCCGCAGCGCTGATCTACTGGATCCTCGCCACTGCGCTTTCGCACCTGCAGAACCGCCTTGAAGCGCGGGTCAACCGCCATGATCTGGAGTCTTGA
- the metQ_1 gene encoding NLPA lipoprotein, with translation MKKLISTLALSLLTLTAHAADAPLKVGTTAAFAIPLEAAVEEAGKQGLKVELVEFTDWIAPNVSLAAGDIDVNYFQHIPFLTNANEAAGTKLVPFAPGIINNVGLYSKKYKSFDELPTGATVAIANDPINSGRGLQLLAKAGLITLKQGVGYKATEEDITANPKKLKLIQVEAVQLVRAYDDADLVQGYPAYIRLSKTFDAGSAILFDGLDHPEYVIQFVIKPENKGDPRLAKFIDIYQHLPVVRAALDKVNGKLYQAGWEG, from the coding sequence ATGAAAAAACTCATCAGCACCCTGGCTTTGAGCCTGTTGACCCTCACCGCCCACGCCGCCGACGCGCCGCTGAAAGTCGGCACCACTGCCGCTTTTGCGATCCCGCTGGAAGCCGCTGTGGAAGAAGCTGGCAAACAAGGCCTGAAGGTCGAGCTGGTGGAGTTCACCGACTGGATCGCGCCCAACGTCAGCCTCGCGGCGGGTGACATCGACGTGAATTACTTCCAGCACATCCCGTTCCTGACCAACGCCAACGAAGCGGCGGGTACCAAACTGGTACCGTTTGCGCCGGGGATCATCAATAACGTTGGCTTGTACTCCAAGAAGTACAAAAGCTTCGACGAGCTGCCCACCGGCGCCACCGTGGCCATCGCCAATGACCCGATCAACAGCGGCCGTGGCCTGCAACTGCTGGCCAAGGCGGGCTTGATCACCCTCAAGCAAGGCGTCGGCTACAAAGCCACTGAGGAAGACATCACCGCCAACCCGAAGAAACTCAAACTGATTCAGGTCGAGGCCGTGCAACTGGTACGCGCCTATGACGACGCCGATCTGGTCCAGGGTTACCCGGCGTATATCCGCCTGTCCAAGACCTTCGATGCAGGCTCCGCGATCCTCTTCGACGGCCTTGATCATCCGGAATACGTGATCCAGTTCGTGATCAAGCCCGAGAACAAAGGCGACCCGCGTCTGGCCAAGTTCATCGACATCTACCAGCACTTGCCAGTCGTGCGTGCTGCATTGGACAAGGTCAACGGCAAGCTCTACCAAGCGGGCTGGGAAGGTTGA
- the hsaA_3 gene encoding Acyl-CoA dehydrogenase, C-terminal — protein sequence MSLNSHQPPQAALIENDEQALRVAKELAAHFKAESLQRDRERRLPHAELDLFSASGLWGISVPKAFGGAGVSNVTLANVIRLISEADASLGQIPQNHFYALEVLRVNGNPEQQKRLYAEALAGLRFGNALAELGTKTAHDRTTRLRRDGQGYRINGLKFYATGALYAQRIPTSVIDENGIQQLAFVPAASEGLTVIDDWSGFGQRTTGSGSVLFENVYVDADDVVPFQRAFERPTTVGPLAQILHAAIDTGIARAAFEDALHFVRTRTRPWIDSGIEKAMDDPLTLNSFGKLSVRLYAAEALLDRAGEVLDIAQADSNADTVAAASIAVAEARAISTEISLAAGSTLFELAGSQATLAEHGLDRHWRNARVHTLHDPVRWKYHAIGNYYLNEQNPPLRGTI from the coding sequence ATGAGTTTGAATTCACATCAGCCACCCCAGGCTGCCCTCATCGAAAACGATGAACAGGCGCTGCGCGTTGCAAAGGAACTGGCCGCACATTTCAAGGCTGAAAGCCTGCAACGGGATCGCGAGCGCCGCTTGCCCCATGCCGAACTCGACCTGTTCAGCGCCTCGGGGCTGTGGGGCATCAGCGTCCCCAAGGCCTTCGGCGGCGCGGGCGTGTCCAACGTCACGCTGGCGAACGTCATCCGCCTGATTTCTGAAGCCGATGCCTCGTTGGGCCAGATCCCGCAGAACCACTTCTATGCCCTGGAAGTGCTGCGGGTGAACGGCAATCCGGAACAGCAAAAACGGTTGTACGCCGAGGCCTTGGCGGGTCTGCGCTTTGGTAACGCGCTGGCTGAGCTGGGCACCAAAACCGCTCATGACCGCACCACTCGCCTGAGGCGTGACGGGCAAGGCTATCGCATCAACGGGCTTAAGTTTTATGCCACCGGTGCGCTGTATGCCCAGCGCATTCCTACCTCGGTGATCGATGAAAACGGCATTCAACAACTGGCTTTCGTACCAGCAGCGAGCGAAGGGCTGACCGTTATTGACGACTGGAGCGGCTTCGGCCAACGCACCACCGGCAGCGGCTCGGTGCTGTTTGAAAATGTCTATGTGGACGCTGACGATGTGGTGCCCTTCCAGAGGGCTTTCGAGCGCCCGACCACCGTTGGCCCGCTGGCGCAGATTCTTCACGCGGCCATCGACACCGGCATCGCCCGTGCTGCGTTCGAAGACGCGCTGCATTTCGTGCGCACCCGCACTCGGCCATGGATCGACTCCGGCATCGAAAAGGCCATGGACGATCCACTGACCCTGAACAGTTTCGGCAAGCTCAGCGTTCGCCTGTACGCCGCCGAAGCACTGCTGGACCGGGCCGGGGAAGTCCTCGATATCGCCCAGGCTGACAGCAACGCCGATACCGTCGCCGCAGCCTCCATTGCCGTCGCCGAAGCCCGGGCCATCAGCACGGAAATCTCCCTCGCCGCAGGCAGCACGCTGTTCGAACTCGCCGGTAGCCAGGCGACGTTGGCCGAACACGGCCTTGACCGGCACTGGCGCAACGCTCGGGTCCACACCCTGCATGACCCGGTGCGCTGGAAGTATCACGCCATCGGCAATTACTACCTCAACGAGCAGAATCCTCCACTGCGGGGGACGATTTGA